Proteins found in one Cobetia sp. L2A1 genomic segment:
- a CDS encoding TerD family protein, which yields MGTLLVAGQNTRLTGTRYTLDLQVPEAEHVTLDASALLLGSTGRVQGDADFVFYNQPKHPSGAVNQVSGGRFDVDLSRLPEHVERVAFVFTVEQGLSALSSGYGFTLGGEGQEINFSGKGTGRAEKSLILMDLYRRNGEWKAKAVDQGFVGGMAPLAEHFGVAVGDKPAPTAQPAPAAKPAPTPVAKPEPAPASTPAPINLSKITLEKKGQTISLEKKSNSFGKIHVNLNWEQGTGKAKSGGFLSGLMGGGGDGKIDLDLGCMYELRDGKAGVIQALGKQFGSLEQAPYIFLDGDDRSGAASNGENLYLNGHHWSDIKRVMIFAFIYEGAANWGQANGRILFKAPDQPEVEVRLDATDSGKKFCVVAMLENDGGALKVSKEVNYFAGHKQADTHYGFGFSWGRGSK from the coding sequence ATGGGAACATTACTCGTCGCAGGTCAGAATACGCGTCTCACGGGAACTCGATACACACTTGATTTACAGGTGCCAGAAGCAGAACACGTCACCCTGGATGCCAGTGCCTTGTTGTTGGGTAGCACGGGGCGAGTGCAGGGAGATGCGGATTTTGTCTTCTACAACCAGCCAAAGCACCCCAGTGGTGCGGTAAACCAGGTATCCGGTGGGCGTTTTGACGTAGATCTCAGCCGCTTGCCTGAACATGTTGAGCGCGTAGCCTTCGTGTTTACGGTTGAGCAGGGGCTATCGGCACTCTCTAGTGGCTACGGTTTCACGCTGGGTGGTGAAGGGCAGGAAATCAACTTCTCAGGAAAGGGCACCGGACGGGCCGAGAAGTCATTGATCCTGATGGACCTCTATCGACGTAATGGTGAATGGAAAGCAAAGGCGGTCGACCAAGGGTTTGTGGGAGGCATGGCTCCTCTGGCGGAGCACTTCGGCGTCGCCGTTGGCGATAAGCCTGCCCCAACAGCTCAGCCCGCCCCAGCCGCCAAGCCCGCCCCGACACCTGTCGCCAAGCCTGAGCCAGCGCCTGCGTCGACTCCAGCGCCGATCAATCTGAGCAAGATTACACTCGAGAAGAAAGGTCAGACCATTTCACTCGAGAAGAAGTCCAATTCCTTTGGCAAGATTCACGTCAATCTGAATTGGGAGCAGGGCACGGGCAAGGCCAAGAGTGGCGGCTTCCTGAGTGGGCTGATGGGCGGCGGCGGAGATGGCAAGATCGACCTTGATCTTGGCTGCATGTATGAATTGCGTGACGGAAAAGCCGGTGTCATCCAGGCGTTGGGCAAGCAGTTTGGCTCCCTGGAGCAGGCTCCGTATATCTTCCTGGATGGCGATGACCGGTCAGGCGCGGCCAGCAATGGCGAAAATCTCTATCTCAATGGCCATCATTGGTCGGACATCAAGCGGGTCATGATATTTGCCTTCATCTATGAAGGAGCTGCCAACTGGGGGCAGGCGAACGGTAGAATTCTGTTCAAGGCTCCCGACCAGCCGGAGGTTGAAGTTCGTCTGGATGCCACGGATAGCGGCAAGAAGTTCTGCGTGGTGGCCATGCTCGAGAATGATGGCGGCGCGCTGAAGGTGTCGAAGGAAGTGAATTATTTCGCGGGCCACAAGCAAGCAGATACCCACTATGGATTCGGCTTCAGCTGGGGCCGAGGGAGCAAGTAA
- a CDS encoding vWA domain-containing protein, with translation MRRLPVYLVLDKSYSMTGEPINAVNQGLQGLVDMLRQDPHALETVYLSVIEFSSKPTQTIPLTDLMTFQTPTITPDGMTGLGAALTLTAERIKAEVKQTTADTKGDWRPLVFVFTDGASTDDIAKGITAIKGVSLAKLIGCAAGKEADVEGLKSFATDVVQLDSNSAESIRAFFAWVSASVSMTSQNIEGGGGDAGGELPPPPKEIQVINLSKD, from the coding sequence ATGCGTCGTCTTCCTGTCTATCTCGTGCTCGACAAGTCCTATTCCATGACTGGTGAGCCTATCAATGCAGTCAATCAAGGCCTGCAGGGCCTGGTCGATATGTTGCGCCAGGATCCTCATGCGCTGGAGACCGTCTACCTATCAGTGATTGAGTTCAGTTCGAAACCGACCCAGACCATTCCGCTGACGGATCTGATGACGTTCCAGACACCGACTATCACGCCGGATGGCATGACGGGGCTGGGTGCAGCCCTTACGCTGACCGCCGAGCGTATCAAGGCTGAGGTCAAGCAGACGACGGCTGACACCAAGGGCGACTGGCGTCCGCTGGTATTCGTCTTCACTGATGGCGCCTCGACGGATGATATCGCCAAGGGCATCACGGCGATCAAGGGCGTCAGCCTGGCCAAGTTGATTGGCTGTGCCGCCGGTAAGGAGGCAGACGTTGAAGGCCTCAAAAGCTTTGCCACCGACGTGGTGCAGCTGGATAGTAATAGCGCCGAGTCCATTCGCGCCTTCTTCGCCTGGGTGTCGGCCAGCGTGTCCATGACCAGTCAGAATATCGAGGGCGGCGGAGGCGACGCCGGTGGTGAACTGCCACCGCCGCCGAAGGAAATCCAGGTCATCAACTTGTCCAAAGACTGA
- a CDS encoding vWA domain-containing protein: MQRRLPIYLLIDSSGSMRGEPIQSVNVGLSAMLTALRQDPYALETVHLSIITFDHKITDLVPLQPLETAQVDDIELPRSGATHMGEALNHVCDCVERDVMTSTADQKGDFRPMLFVMTDGSPSDLMEFEGAVKRIKGMKFSEIIACAAGPKAKTEHLQKFASQTVSLETMDSSSFATYFQWVSASIAATASGQQAGNAPEDITLPPPPAEVQVVL, encoded by the coding sequence ATGCAACGTCGTCTCCCCATCTATTTGCTGATCGACTCTTCCGGTTCCATGCGCGGCGAGCCGATCCAGTCTGTGAACGTAGGCCTCTCAGCCATGCTGACGGCACTGCGTCAGGACCCCTACGCACTGGAAACGGTGCATCTGTCGATCATTACCTTCGATCACAAGATTACCGATCTCGTGCCGCTGCAGCCGCTGGAAACAGCGCAGGTCGATGATATCGAGCTGCCGCGCTCTGGTGCTACCCACATGGGGGAGGCGCTGAATCACGTCTGTGATTGCGTTGAGCGCGACGTCATGACCTCGACGGCAGATCAGAAGGGAGACTTTCGTCCGATGTTGTTCGTGATGACCGATGGTTCCCCCTCGGATCTGATGGAGTTCGAGGGTGCCGTGAAGCGTATCAAGGGCATGAAGTTCTCCGAGATCATCGCCTGTGCCGCGGGCCCCAAGGCCAAGACAGAACATCTCCAGAAGTTCGCCTCCCAGACAGTAAGCCTGGAAACCATGGACAGCTCGAGCTTTGCGACCTACTTCCAGTGGGTGTCTGCTTCTATCGCTGCCACTGCGAGTGGCCAGCAGGCAGGTAATGCGCCGGAAGACATCACACTGCCGCCGCCGCCCGCTGAAGTGCAGGTCGTTCTGTAA
- a CDS encoding TerY-C metal binding domain-containing protein: MRRLPIFFVLDVSESMAGEPLIRLQKAMESIVDQLRQDPNALETVHISVIAFAGRAGTIVPLVELMSFYPPRLPLGGGTALGEALDELMVRIEVDVKKTTADQRGDWEPIVYLLTDGRPTDRTDDAIRRWREDFASRAHLIAVTLGKGADTRVLKQLTDDVLTLAEEGGEELARFAQWVTASVAAQSQALDTGRAAPGISLAKAGDAGITLVKPGDEMTPEDDQVVVLTGRCARHRKPYLLKYQALAMPNALGHFSGTSPTGVYGLEGCYGLEEDYFDWTAQRTAPATPVSTDQLEGVAPCPHCGAATTFALGGCNHLMCCNGPGEQTCPWCDASVNFGTGSNDAFDVGRGLG, translated from the coding sequence ATGAGACGCCTACCGATTTTCTTTGTACTGGATGTTTCCGAATCGATGGCAGGGGAGCCACTGATCCGACTGCAAAAGGCGATGGAAAGCATCGTCGATCAGTTGCGTCAGGACCCCAATGCACTGGAAACCGTCCATATCTCGGTGATTGCTTTTGCGGGCCGCGCCGGAACGATCGTCCCGTTGGTGGAATTGATGTCGTTCTATCCTCCGCGTTTGCCGCTAGGCGGTGGGACTGCCCTGGGCGAAGCCCTCGACGAGTTGATGGTGCGCATCGAGGTTGACGTAAAGAAGACCACGGCGGACCAGCGGGGAGACTGGGAGCCCATTGTTTACCTGCTGACCGACGGTCGGCCGACCGATCGTACTGATGATGCCATTCGTCGTTGGCGTGAAGACTTCGCCAGCCGCGCGCATCTGATTGCCGTCACCCTGGGCAAGGGAGCGGATACGCGCGTACTCAAACAGCTCACGGACGATGTACTGACACTGGCTGAGGAGGGCGGTGAGGAGCTGGCTCGTTTCGCCCAATGGGTCACTGCCTCAGTGGCCGCACAGAGTCAGGCATTGGATACTGGCCGAGCGGCGCCAGGCATCTCGCTGGCCAAGGCCGGCGATGCTGGCATCACATTGGTCAAGCCTGGTGATGAGATGACGCCAGAAGATGATCAGGTGGTAGTGCTGACCGGCCGCTGTGCCCGTCACCGCAAGCCGTATCTACTCAAGTATCAAGCGCTCGCCATGCCCAATGCGCTGGGACATTTTAGTGGTACTTCCCCGACAGGAGTCTACGGTCTGGAAGGCTGCTATGGGCTGGAGGAGGATTACTTTGACTGGACAGCGCAGCGAACGGCCCCTGCGACGCCTGTCAGTACAGATCAGCTGGAAGGCGTTGCGCCATGTCCGCATTGTGGCGCGGCGACCACCTTTGCGCTGGGCGGCTGTAATCATCTCATGTGCTGCAATGGCCCGGGTGAGCAGACGTGCCCGTGGTGTGATGCGAGCGTGAATTTCGGAACAGGTAGCAATGATGCCTTTGATGTAGGCCGAGGTCTTGGATGA